From a single Nocardioides panacis genomic region:
- a CDS encoding MFS transporter: MSADDRGANGPTDPGSPAREALGPPGQVSRGLALLVAGTLFMEILDATVIAPAAPHIGDDFGVPAVSLNIAISAYVLTLAVMIPLSGWLADRVGARRVFVLAVWIFTLASIGCAFATDLRMLTAMRVLQGLGGAMMVPVGRLVVLRTTAKTELVRAIAYLTWPALLAPVIAPAVGGLLSTYASWRLIFLVNVPLGIVGVVLARRLMPDVRGPATTALDWRGFTLTAVGVAALVVGLEGIGTGHADPVLVVGSLSVSLLALVAAVRYLLRTATPLLDLRVLLIPTYRVTAGGGSVFRAVITATPFLMALFLQVGLGWSAAQAGTILIALFVGNVAVKPATTPLMRRCGIRTVMLTAVVASAVCLLAMATLRGSTPVPVVIGVLFLSGIFRSIGFTAYNSVAFADVPPSNMTHANTLMSTLQELGAGLGVAVGALLVRLGGPLADDLGLGSGPDQAFRLAFAMLAVLLVGPALEALRLDPAAGTTVTGHRLRRRA, from the coding sequence ATGAGTGCCGACGACCGAGGCGCGAACGGCCCGACCGACCCCGGCAGCCCCGCACGGGAAGCGCTCGGGCCGCCGGGTCAGGTGTCCCGTGGGCTGGCCCTGCTCGTCGCGGGGACCCTCTTCATGGAGATCCTGGACGCGACGGTGATCGCGCCGGCCGCTCCGCACATCGGCGACGACTTCGGGGTGCCGGCCGTGTCGCTGAACATCGCGATCAGCGCCTACGTGCTGACGCTCGCGGTGATGATCCCCCTCAGCGGGTGGCTCGCGGACCGGGTCGGGGCGCGGAGGGTGTTCGTCCTCGCCGTTTGGATCTTCACGCTCGCCTCGATCGGCTGCGCCTTCGCCACCGACCTCCGGATGCTCACGGCCATGCGCGTCCTGCAGGGCCTGGGCGGAGCGATGATGGTCCCGGTGGGCCGGCTGGTGGTGCTCCGCACGACGGCCAAGACCGAGCTCGTCAGGGCGATCGCGTACCTGACCTGGCCGGCGCTGCTCGCGCCGGTGATCGCTCCCGCGGTCGGGGGGCTGCTGAGCACGTACGCGTCGTGGCGGTTGATCTTCCTCGTCAACGTCCCCCTCGGGATCGTCGGCGTCGTGCTCGCCAGGCGGTTGATGCCCGACGTCCGGGGCCCGGCGACCACCGCCCTCGACTGGCGCGGTTTCACGCTCACCGCCGTCGGCGTGGCCGCGCTCGTCGTGGGGCTCGAGGGCATCGGCACGGGGCACGCCGATCCCGTGCTGGTGGTCGGCTCCCTGAGCGTCTCCCTGCTCGCCCTCGTGGCCGCGGTGCGGTACCTGCTGCGCACGGCGACCCCGCTCCTCGACCTGCGCGTGCTGCTGATCCCCACCTACCGCGTCACCGCGGGGGGAGGGTCGGTCTTCCGGGCGGTGATCACCGCCACTCCCTTCCTCATGGCGCTGTTCCTCCAGGTGGGCCTCGGGTGGAGCGCCGCGCAGGCGGGGACGATCCTGATCGCGTTGTTCGTCGGGAACGTCGCGGTGAAGCCGGCCACCACCCCGCTCATGCGCCGGTGCGGCATCAGGACCGTGATGCTGACGGCGGTCGTCGCGTCCGCCGTCTGCCTGCTGGCCATGGCGACCCTCCGGGGCTCCACCCCGGTCCCCGTCGTGATCGGCGTCCTGTTCCTCAGCGGGATCTTCCGATCGATCGGTTTCACCGCCTACAACAGCGTCGCGTTCGCCGACGTCCCACCGAGCAACATGACTCACGCCAACACCCTGATGTCGACGCTCCAGGAGCTCGGTGCGGGACTCGGCGTCGCCGTCGGGGCACTCCTCGTACGCCTGGGCGGGCCTCTCGCGGACGACCTCGGCCTGGGCAGCGGACCCGACCAGGCCTTCCGGCTGGCGTTCGCGATGCTCGCCGTGCTCCTGGTGGGCCCAGCACTCGAGGCCCTCCGGCTCGACCCCGCGGCCGGCACGACGGTCACCGGGCACCGGCTGCGCCGCCGGGCGTGA
- a CDS encoding DUF4383 domain-containing protein encodes MTTSDTRSTPSTSSRTPLQLAAAVVGGVFLLVGVLGFVPGITTHYGAMAFAGHGSGALLLGVFMVSVLHNVVHLLFGVVGLALSRSWSGARSYLVAGGAVYLVLWVYGLVTDDMSQSNFVPLNTADDWLHLVLGLGMIGLGIVLGRSHDRRTTTAG; translated from the coding sequence ATGACCACCAGCGACACCCGCTCCACCCCGTCCACCTCGTCCCGCACGCCTCTGCAGCTCGCCGCGGCCGTGGTCGGCGGCGTCTTCCTGCTCGTCGGGGTCCTCGGCTTCGTTCCCGGCATCACCACGCACTACGGCGCCATGGCGTTCGCCGGTCACGGCTCTGGCGCACTCCTCCTGGGAGTCTTCATGGTGTCGGTCCTGCACAACGTCGTGCACCTGCTGTTCGGAGTGGTCGGCCTGGCCCTGTCCCGCAGCTGGAGCGGCGCCCGCAGCTACCTGGTCGCCGGTGGCGCGGTGTACCTCGTCCTCTGGGTCTACGGCCTGGTCACCGACGACATGAGCCAGTCCAACTTCGTGCCCCTCAACACCGCCGACGACTGGCTGCACCTGGTGCTCGGCCTCGGCATGATCGGGCTCGGCATCGTCCTGGGTCGCAGCCACGACCGCCGTACGACGACCGCCGGCTGA
- a CDS encoding YciI family protein — translation MGFVRMEEGVGTPPQALFEAMDAYIGEQAEKGVFLDGGGLYGTEDAVNFVVRQGEVSRVDGPYAEAKEVVGGWAIMQYDTLEDAVADQREFAELHAKYWPEVTVISTLRQISTGPEAPGD, via the coding sequence ATGGGATTCGTGAGGATGGAAGAGGGCGTCGGCACGCCACCTCAGGCGCTGTTCGAGGCCATGGACGCCTACATCGGTGAGCAGGCCGAGAAGGGGGTGTTCCTCGACGGCGGCGGTCTGTACGGGACCGAGGACGCCGTGAACTTCGTGGTCCGCCAGGGCGAGGTCAGCCGGGTCGACGGGCCGTACGCCGAGGCCAAGGAGGTCGTCGGCGGCTGGGCGATCATGCAGTACGACACCCTCGAGGATGCCGTGGCCGACCAGCGGGAGTTCGCCGAGCTGCACGCGAAGTACTGGCCCGAGGTCACCGTGATCTCGACCCTGCGCCAGATCTCCACGGGCCCCGAGGCGCCCGGCGACTGA
- a CDS encoding PaaI family thioesterase yields MTYSDSGFIALIGAEAPTAGDGEASLEVDVDERHLNAAGAVHGGMLATLVDMTMGAAVRSVADGEAAATSQLSVTYLRPGKPGRLVVTASVRKRGESLTICEADVAQDGTSLVHALATFALVAS; encoded by the coding sequence GTGACCTACAGCGATTCCGGATTCATCGCCCTCATCGGTGCGGAGGCTCCCACGGCCGGGGACGGCGAGGCCAGCCTCGAGGTGGATGTCGACGAACGGCACCTCAACGCCGCCGGCGCCGTGCACGGCGGCATGCTCGCCACCCTGGTCGACATGACCATGGGAGCCGCGGTGCGCAGCGTGGCCGACGGTGAGGCGGCGGCGACCAGCCAGCTCTCCGTCACCTATCTCCGCCCCGGCAAGCCCGGGAGGCTGGTGGTCACGGCGTCGGTGCGGAAGCGCGGCGAGAGCCTCACGATCTGCGAGGCCGACGTGGCGCAGGACGGCACGTCCCTGGTGCACGCCCTGGCGACCTTCGCCCTCGTCGCGAGCTGA
- a CDS encoding FUSC family protein gives MHEWWRRGLSRELSRLRGGGRAAVLWSLRITVAAVASYVVATWFFPGTQPLLAPLTSMLVVQVTPVSLLASGVDRVVAVVAGVSVAVAFATVVPLEWWSLGLLILVSITIGQALHLRANLVEVAISGMLVLGVGSFGADAAAWQRLAETLVGAAVGIAATLVFPRKVASADAGRAIDGLADALSELLHRAAAEVSDVVRDGRELAPYARSWLDEARRITHEDIPRVGAALLLAEQGRRFNVRAVGTADAGPGLRQGLEALEHSAVSIRGMFRALVDAAPADAAWLDDESAEDVLLALAQTFREMGAGVDAFGQLVRDEADDTKRMTSAHVHTLRQALDGLHEASARLDDMLTSAADPDLIELVAAVRSAVKRLLGEMDLGERIRRQVRLVRRTRTRLPTPGRPAPEGRPPATEEPSDDAETHVLPAVHDDRRDRRRR, from the coding sequence GTGCACGAATGGTGGCGCAGAGGACTCTCCCGCGAGCTGTCGCGGCTGCGCGGCGGTGGTCGCGCGGCAGTGCTGTGGTCGCTGCGGATCACGGTCGCCGCCGTCGCGAGCTACGTGGTGGCGACCTGGTTCTTCCCGGGCACGCAGCCGCTGCTCGCACCGCTGACCTCCATGCTGGTCGTGCAGGTCACGCCGGTCTCCTTGCTCGCCAGTGGCGTCGACCGGGTCGTGGCGGTCGTGGCCGGCGTGTCCGTAGCGGTGGCCTTCGCCACCGTCGTACCGCTGGAGTGGTGGAGCCTGGGCCTGCTCATCCTCGTCTCGATCACGATCGGCCAGGCACTGCACCTGCGCGCGAACCTCGTCGAGGTGGCGATCAGCGGCATGCTCGTGCTCGGCGTCGGCTCGTTCGGCGCGGATGCCGCCGCCTGGCAACGCCTCGCCGAGACGCTGGTGGGCGCCGCCGTCGGGATCGCGGCCACCCTGGTGTTCCCGCGCAAGGTCGCCAGTGCCGACGCCGGCCGAGCCATCGACGGGCTGGCCGACGCGCTCAGCGAGCTGCTGCACCGCGCAGCGGCGGAGGTGTCCGACGTGGTGCGCGACGGTCGGGAGCTGGCGCCGTACGCCCGGAGCTGGCTGGACGAGGCACGCCGCATCACCCACGAGGACATCCCCCGGGTCGGCGCCGCGCTGCTCCTCGCGGAGCAGGGGCGTCGGTTCAACGTCCGCGCCGTCGGCACGGCCGACGCGGGACCGGGGCTGCGTCAGGGTCTGGAGGCGCTCGAGCACTCCGCTGTCTCGATCCGGGGGATGTTCCGTGCACTGGTGGACGCCGCCCCTGCCGACGCCGCCTGGCTCGACGACGAGTCCGCCGAGGACGTGCTCCTGGCGCTCGCGCAGACGTTCCGGGAGATGGGCGCGGGCGTCGACGCGTTCGGGCAGCTGGTCCGGGACGAGGCCGACGACACCAAGCGCATGACCTCCGCTCACGTGCACACGCTGCGTCAGGCACTCGACGGCCTGCACGAGGCGAGCGCGCGGCTCGACGACATGCTCACGTCCGCGGCGGACCCCGACCTGATCGAGCTGGTCGCGGCCGTGCGGTCGGCCGTCAAGCGCCTGTTGGGCGAGATGGATCTCGGCGAACGGATCAGGCGGCAGGTGCGGCTGGTCCGGCGGACCCGCACCCGTCTGCCGACGCCGGGGCGACCCGCGCCCGAGGGGCGGCCGCCCGCCACGGAGGAGCCCTCGGACGACGCCGAGACCCACGTGCTGCCGGCGGTGCACGACGACCGCCGGGACAGGCGCCGGAGGTGA
- a CDS encoding fatty acid desaturase: MALQVAKDYVVFPALSGRSWRRTLAANLTANLARNLWSHSVIMCGHFPEGVETFEQRALDERETKAQWYLRQMLGSANISGSRAMHLMSGNLSHQIEHHLFPDLPSNRYREIAPKVRDLFQRHGLTYHAAPLPKQVASAWHKVLRLSLPNGWLEQTTLRTAPGRIVRLLRRPSVEQGTPALAAPGQPRAVRPALGLPQAV, translated from the coding sequence ATGGCCCTGCAGGTGGCCAAGGACTACGTGGTCTTCCCGGCACTGTCCGGGCGGTCCTGGCGCCGTACCCTCGCCGCCAACCTGACCGCGAACCTGGCCCGCAACCTGTGGAGCCACTCGGTGATCATGTGTGGCCACTTCCCCGAAGGGGTCGAGACGTTCGAGCAGCGGGCTCTCGACGAGCGCGAGACCAAGGCCCAGTGGTACCTCCGGCAGATGCTCGGATCCGCCAACATCTCGGGCAGCAGGGCGATGCATCTCATGAGCGGCAACCTGTCCCACCAGATCGAGCACCACCTCTTCCCCGACCTGCCGAGCAACCGCTACCGGGAGATCGCCCCCAAGGTCCGTGACCTCTTCCAGCGCCACGGGCTGACCTACCACGCCGCACCGCTGCCCAAGCAGGTCGCCAGTGCCTGGCACAAGGTGCTCCGCCTCTCGCTGCCCAACGGCTGGCTCGAGCAGACCACGCTCCGCACCGCCCCGGGCCGGATCGTCCGGCTGCTCCGCAGACCGTCCGTCGAGCAGGGGACGCCGGCCCTCGCGGCTCCCGGCCAGCCGCGTGCGGTGCGTCCGGCTCTCGGTCTGCCCCAGGCCGTGTAG
- a CDS encoding RNA polymerase sigma factor: MPAETNADDPTEAIFAAWRAESARLVGALTRMTRDVELAEDLAQDALVAALEQWPTSGVPQNPVAWLMTIAKRRGIDHFRRADVLRRKLAELEHARGGEEEEMPDLDGQVDHIEDDVLRLIFLSCHPSLSAESRAALTLRLVGGLTTAEIARGFLATESTMGQRISRAKKTLAAAHAEFELPTGPERTRRLDDVMAVIYLIFNEGYTATAGDDWMRPDLASEATRLARMLAALAPDEPEVLGLQALLEIQGSRMVARLDEHGAPVLLEAQDRTRWDQLLIRRGLAALQQAERLAARGKPVGKYFLQASIAAQHARAGRAEDTSWRRIAALYDVLADAAPGPVVEVNRAVAYGRAFGPDAGLAVLQELDAGALGDSPLVPSVRGDLLERAGRHAQASEAFTEAAARTRNESERAVLRRRGELNLARVPKSG; this comes from the coding sequence GTGCCGGCAGAGACCAACGCGGATGACCCGACCGAGGCCATCTTCGCCGCGTGGCGGGCCGAGTCGGCCCGCCTCGTGGGCGCTCTCACCCGGATGACCCGGGACGTGGAGCTCGCCGAGGACCTGGCGCAGGACGCACTCGTGGCCGCGCTCGAGCAGTGGCCCACGTCCGGCGTGCCGCAGAACCCGGTCGCGTGGCTGATGACCATCGCGAAACGGCGCGGCATCGACCACTTCCGGCGCGCCGACGTCCTTCGCCGCAAGCTCGCGGAGCTCGAGCACGCCCGCGGGGGAGAGGAGGAGGAGATGCCCGACCTCGACGGCCAGGTCGACCACATCGAGGACGACGTCCTCCGGCTCATCTTCTTGTCCTGCCACCCCTCCCTGTCGGCCGAGTCCCGGGCCGCGCTGACGCTGCGCCTGGTCGGCGGCCTGACCACCGCCGAGATCGCCCGCGGGTTCTTGGCCACCGAGTCCACGATGGGCCAGCGCATCTCGCGGGCCAAGAAGACGCTCGCCGCGGCGCACGCCGAGTTCGAGCTGCCCACGGGGCCGGAGCGGACCAGGCGTCTCGACGACGTGATGGCCGTGATCTACCTGATCTTCAACGAGGGCTACACGGCGACCGCCGGCGACGACTGGATGCGTCCCGACCTGGCGAGCGAGGCGACGAGGCTCGCGCGCATGCTGGCCGCACTGGCTCCCGACGAGCCCGAGGTGCTCGGGCTGCAGGCGTTGCTGGAGATCCAGGGCTCGCGGATGGTCGCCCGGCTCGACGAGCACGGCGCACCGGTCCTGCTGGAGGCGCAGGACCGGACCCGGTGGGACCAGCTGCTGATCCGGCGCGGGTTGGCCGCCCTGCAGCAGGCGGAGCGGCTCGCCGCGCGCGGGAAGCCGGTCGGGAAGTACTTCCTGCAGGCCTCGATCGCCGCCCAGCACGCCCGCGCCGGGCGCGCCGAGGACACGAGCTGGCGTCGCATCGCGGCTCTGTACGACGTGCTGGCCGATGCCGCGCCGGGACCGGTCGTCGAGGTGAACCGGGCGGTCGCCTACGGGCGGGCGTTCGGCCCCGACGCGGGGCTGGCCGTGCTCCAGGAGCTGGACGCGGGGGCCCTCGGCGACTCGCCGCTCGTGCCGAGTGTGCGTGGAGACCTCCTCGAACGGGCCGGGCGGCACGCGCAGGCGAGCGAGGCGTTCACCGAGGCGGCCGCGCGCACCAGGAACGAGAGCGAGCGGGCCGTCCTGCGTCGTCGGGGCGAGCTGAACCTGGCGCGGGTGCCGAAGTCCGGGTGA
- a CDS encoding FAD-dependent oxidoreductase, with translation MVDPAIILVSEHHADVLLDEFRSRYQRDYELRTATNTAQAEEVAREIGDAGGQVAMFVTDSRLPDVDHIFAAIHRWRVVVPTARRVIAAHWDYFLADGPSLRIGLAKGKYDAYLLMPRGKRDEEFHHAITDLLSDWTSTVPQPEVVTAKIVSPARDSLTMAIRDFLDRMGMQNRVWHPDAPELQDYLAGIREQLGVEELRWPLVVAANRVPIQATSVRDVAISINGRPGDLKIDEVVDLAIVGGGPSGLAAAVYGASEGLSVVVLDAEAIGGQAGTSSMIRNYLGFPRGISGMRLAQRARNQALRFGTQFFTGWEVTALEPGGEGSPHLLRCDGGEIRARTILISSGVTYRKLGVPALEDLVGAGVNYGAAMTAAREMEDYDVVVVGGGNSAGQAALHLARFARTVTIVVRRPRIEETMSQYLVDEISYNERIEVRPCTRVVDGGGAGQLEWLCLEDTVTGERTTAQARGLFLLLGAEPRCDWLPQELARDKNSFVLTGRDVPRDQWVDGLPPANLATTVPGIFAAGDVRSGSMKRVAAASGEGASVVPLVHAYLAPTPEDEVTTPVS, from the coding sequence GTGGTGGACCCGGCCATCATCCTGGTCTCGGAGCACCACGCCGACGTGCTCCTCGACGAGTTCCGGAGCAGGTACCAGCGCGACTACGAGCTGCGCACGGCGACGAACACCGCGCAGGCCGAGGAGGTCGCCCGCGAGATCGGCGACGCCGGCGGCCAGGTAGCGATGTTCGTCACCGACTCGAGGCTGCCCGACGTCGACCACATCTTCGCGGCGATCCATCGCTGGCGCGTCGTCGTGCCCACGGCCCGCCGGGTCATCGCGGCGCACTGGGACTACTTCCTCGCCGACGGCCCGAGCCTCCGGATCGGCCTGGCCAAGGGCAAGTACGACGCCTACCTGCTGATGCCGCGGGGCAAGCGCGACGAGGAGTTCCACCACGCGATCACCGACCTGCTCTCCGACTGGACGTCCACCGTCCCTCAGCCCGAGGTCGTGACCGCCAAGATCGTCTCCCCGGCCCGCGACTCCCTGACGATGGCGATCCGCGACTTCCTCGATCGGATGGGGATGCAGAACCGGGTCTGGCACCCGGACGCTCCCGAGCTCCAGGACTACCTGGCTGGGATCCGCGAGCAGCTGGGCGTCGAGGAGCTGCGCTGGCCCCTCGTCGTAGCAGCCAACCGAGTGCCGATCCAGGCCACGAGCGTTCGAGACGTGGCGATCTCGATCAACGGCCGGCCCGGTGACCTCAAGATCGACGAGGTCGTCGACCTCGCCATCGTCGGCGGCGGGCCGTCCGGGCTGGCGGCGGCGGTGTACGGCGCCTCCGAAGGACTCTCGGTCGTCGTCCTGGACGCCGAGGCGATCGGAGGCCAGGCCGGGACCAGCTCGATGATCCGCAACTACCTCGGTTTCCCCCGCGGCATCTCCGGGATGCGGCTGGCACAACGGGCCCGCAACCAGGCGCTCCGCTTCGGCACGCAGTTCTTCACCGGATGGGAGGTCACTGCCCTGGAGCCCGGCGGGGAGGGCAGCCCCCACCTGCTTCGCTGCGACGGTGGCGAGATCCGGGCCCGGACCATCCTCATCTCGAGCGGTGTCACCTACCGCAAGCTCGGCGTACCCGCGCTCGAGGACCTGGTCGGGGCCGGCGTCAACTACGGCGCCGCCATGACCGCGGCCCGCGAGATGGAGGACTACGACGTCGTGGTGGTGGGCGGCGGCAACTCCGCCGGGCAGGCCGCCCTGCACCTGGCCCGGTTCGCGCGCACGGTGACCATCGTGGTCCGGCGGCCCAGGATCGAGGAGACGATGTCGCAGTACCTCGTCGACGAGATCAGCTACAACGAGCGGATCGAGGTGCGGCCCTGCACCCGCGTGGTCGACGGAGGCGGTGCGGGTCAGCTCGAGTGGCTGTGCCTCGAGGACACCGTCACGGGTGAACGCACCACCGCGCAGGCACGGGGACTGTTCCTGCTGCTCGGCGCCGAACCGCGCTGCGACTGGCTCCCCCAGGAGCTGGCCCGTGACAAGAACAGCTTCGTCCTCACCGGCCGCGACGTCCCGCGTGACCAATGGGTCGACGGGCTTCCCCCGGCCAACCTGGCCACGACGGTGCCCGGGATCTTCGCGGCCGGCGACGTCCGCTCGGGCTCCATGAAGCGGGTGGCCGCGGCCAGCGGGGAGGGGGCGTCCGTGGTCCCGCTGGTGCACGCCTACCTCGCCCCGACGCCCGAGGACGAGGTCACCACCCCGGTCTCCTAG